GGCCAGCGCACCGCCGCGGTCGTAGGGCTCACCGGTCACGGCGAGCGCGGCGGCGTCGATCAACGCGTTGCCGGGACCGGTGTCGTAGGCGCAGGTCTCGTCCGGGACCGCGACGGTGAGGTTGGCGATGCCGCCGAGGTTGACCGCACCCCATCGGCCTTCCCGCCCGGCCAGCAACATGAGGTCGAGCACCGGCACCAGCGGCGCGCCCTGGCCGCCCGCGGCGACGTCGCGCACCCGCACGTCGGCGACCACCGGCAGGCCGGTCCGCTCGGCGATCCAGGCGGGCTGACCAAGCTGGAGGGTGCCGTCGGTGGCGGCGTGGAACAGCGTCTGCCCGTGCGAGCAGACCAGCTCGGCCGGGCCGGCCGCGTCGAGCGCCGAGGTGGCCGCCCTGGCGAAGGCGTGGCCGAGCCGGGTGTCGAGCGCGCAGACGTCACCGAGGCCGACCTTGTGCGGCGGCAGCGCGGCCAGGATCGCGGCCCGCAGCGCCGGCTCGTAGGGCGTGGTCGCGTGGTGCAGCAGCCGGGCCCGAAGCGTGTCGCCGCCCGGCGGCAGGGAGAAGTCGACCAGCGCCGCGTCGATGCCGTCGTGCGAGGTGCCGGAGCTCAGGCCCAGTACGCGCATCGACCCACCCTGTTCCCCCACGGTGGTGTGCGTCAATCCGCTGCGGGCGCATTGTTGCCTCTGCGCACCGTCGGACGGGCCGATAAGCTCGCCTGGTGAGAGCGTCCGCCGCTCGTCCGGTGATCATCGATTGCGATCCGGGACACGACGACGCCCTCGCTCTGCTGCTCGGCGCGGGCGACCCCCGGTTGCGGCTGCTCGGCGTCACGACCGTCGCGGGCAACCAGACGCTGGAGAAGACGACACACAACGCGCTGAAGGTGCTCGCCCTGGCCGGCGTCACCGGCATCCCGGTCGCGGCCGGCTGCGACCGGCCGTTGGTCGGCGAGCTCGTGGTGGCCGCCAACATCCACGGTGTGACCGGGCTCGACGGGCCCGACGTGGACGTGCCGGTCGCCGAGGTCGCGGCCGTCCACGCGGTCGAGCTGATGCGCCGGCTGCTCGCCGATGCCGCCGAGCCGGTCACCCTGATCGCCACCGGGCCGCTGACCAACGTCGCGCTGCTGCTGCGTCGCCATCCGGAGGTGATGCCGCGGATCCGCCGGGTCGTCTTCATGGGCGGCTCGACGGAGCGCGGCAACACGACGCCCTACGGCGAGTTCAACATCGTCACCGATCCCGAAGCGGCCGACATCGTGCTGCGGTCGGGGCTGCCGACCACGATGATCGGGCTCAACGTCACGCACCAGGCCCGCGCGACCCCGGAGATCATCGCGGAGTTCCGCAGGATGGGCAGCCGCCTGGGCGCGGTCTGCGCCGACCTGATGACGTTCTTCGCCGGCACCTATCTCCGGGAGTTCGGGTTCCCGGATCCACCGGTGCACGATCCGGTCGCGGTCGCGGCCGTCATCGACGCGTCGGTCGTCCGGACCGTCGCGGCCCCGGTCGCCGTCGAGCTCACCGGGACGCACACCCGCGGCGCCACCGTCGTCGACCTGCACCACCGCACCGGACGTGTCGCCAACGCCGTCGGGGTCGGGCTGCGGGTGGATTCCTTCTGGCGCCTGCTGATGGCTGCCGTAAGACAATTGGGAGGGACGTCATCGCACACATCGATCTAGGGTTCGACGAGAAGGAAGCGCCCGGGATCACCGGGCTCATGCGGTTCCGGCCGCAGACCGCCGGGCCGCTCAACGCGCTCGCCGACGCGTTGCTCCGGGCGCCCAACTCGCTGTCGCGGGGTGAGCGGGAGCTGATCGCCGCGCAGGTGTCGGCGCTCAACGAGTGCGACTTCTGCCGCGACTCGCACTCCGCGTTCGCCGCGGCGCAGCTCGCGCCGGGCATGGCGCTGGTCGAGCAGGTGCGGGCCGACCCCGACACCGCGCCGATCTCGGCCAAGCTGCGGATGCTGCTGCGGATCGCGGCCGCGGTGCGCGACGACGGCCGCGCGGTGACACCGGCGCTGGTCGCGGCCGCGCGCGACGCCGGTGCGACCGACGTCGAGATCCACGACACCGTGCTGATCGCGGCCGCGTTCTGCATGTTCAACCGCTACGTCGACGGTCTGGGCACGTTCGCGCCAGACGATCCCGGCGCCTACGCGGCGTCGGCGCAGCGGATCGTCGAGTTCGGCTACGTGCCGCCTTCCTGAGACGCACGCGTATGCGGGCGAGCGTCTGAGCCATTCAGGCGCGCGCCCGCCCGGGTTGTACTCGACCCATGACATTTTTGGTTATCGGTGGCACCGGCAAGACCGGCCGACGGGTCGCGGATCGGCTCACGTCGCGCGGCCTCCCGGTCCGCATCGGTTCGCGTAAGGGCACGCGGCGCTTCGACTGGGCCGACCGGTCGACCTGGGCACCCGCGTTCGACGGCGTCCGGGCCGCCTACGTCACCTTCTATCCGGACCTCGCCGTGCCGGGCAGCCCGGCAATGATCGGCGACCTGGCCCGGGTGGCGGTCGACGCCGGGGTCGCGCACCTCGTGCTGCTGTCGGGGCGCGGTGAGGAAGAGGCGCAGGCCAGCGAGGCGGCGCTCGCGGCGGCGGTGGCCGGCACCGGCACGACCTGGACGGTGGTCCGGGCAAGTTGGTTCATGCAGAACTTCAGCGAGGCGTTCATGGCCGACGGGGTGCGCGACGGGACGCTGGTCCTGCCGGCCAGCGAGGTGCCGGAGCCGTTCGTCGACTGCGACGACATCGCCGACGTGGTGGTGGCCGCGCTGACCGGGTCCGCGCCGTCCGGCCGGGTCTACGAGGTGACCGGGCCGCGAGCTCTGACCTTTGCGGAGGCGGCCCGGGAACTCGCCAAGGCCAGTGGCCGGGAGGTGACGTTCGTGCCGGTGCCGCTGGACGCTTATGCGGGTGAGTTGCGCGGCTACGGCGTACCCGAAGAAGAGATCGGTTTGATCGTTTATCTCTTCGGCGAGGTCCTCGACGGCCGCAACGTCGAACCGACCGCTGGTGTCCGGGAAGCGCTGGGCCGCGATCCCCGCGAGTTCGCCGACTATGCCCGCGACACCGCGGCCACCGGTGCGTGGGAACAAGCCGCCTAGAAGGCTTCCGAACGGGTGCAACGAAACCCGGTCCTCGGAGGACTATGTGTGGTGGTGGTGGAGACGGGCGCGCGGGCCGATGTGTTCGATGTGGTCTATGCGGCGAACTATGCCTCGTTGATCCGGCTCGCCTACGTGACCATCGGCAGCATGCCGGCCGCCGAAGACGTCGTGCAGGACGTCTTCGTCGAGTGGTATCGCCGCATCGACCAGGTTGACTCGCCCGCCGCCTACCTGCGCAAGTCGGTGGTGTTCCGGTGCTCGTCCTGGATCCGGCGCCGGATCCTCGAGCGCCGGCATGCCGGCACGTTCGACCAGCCGCCGGCGGTGCCGCCCGATCCACGGACCGTCGCCGTCCGCGTCGCGCTCTCGCGGCTGACGCCGCGTTACCGGATGGCGCTGTTCCTGCGTTACTACCTCGATCTCTCGGTGGCGGAGGTCGCCGAGACGCTCGACTGCCCGGTCGGCACGGCCAAGTCGCTCCTGCACCGCGGCCTGGCACACATGCAGGAACACCTGGAGGACCGATGATCTCCGAACAGCACGTCGCGGAGAGCATCCGGGCCGCCGTCGACGCGATCCCGGTGGAGCCACCGCCGTCCGGTGCCGTCCGGGCCCGCGCCCGCGTGCGGCGCCGCAACCGGCGCCGGGTGGCCCGGATGTGGCCGGCGGCGATCGCGACCATGGCCGTCTTCGCGATCGTCATGGGTGCGACGGTGGCCCTGACCGTTCCGCGCCCGACCCCGGGCGGAACGGAGTTCACGCCATACCGGCTGCCTACCTACGTGGCCGGTGCGTCGGAGAGCGCCACGGTGTCGAAGGACCCTCCAGGCCGGGCGATCGCGCTGTTCACCCGGAACGGCCGGAAGGTCGTGCTCGCGACCGACGGGGTCAGCTATCGCGATCTTGACCCCGCCGACCAGACGGACGCCGCGCTGCTGTCACCCGACGGCCTCGCGGTGGTGTTGAGCGATCCGACGGCCGTGACGGGCGTGGTCGACGTGGTCGACCTGCGCACGGGCCGGGTCGAGCACTACCCCGTCGACCCGACGGCGGCGCTCCGTCCGCTGGCCTGGTCACCCGACAGCCGCCGAGTGGCGTTCGCGACGCAGGCCACACCCACCGACAACGGCGCGGGCCCGGCCGGCGTGAGCGTGCTCGACCTGGAGACCCGCGACTTCGTCCGGGTCGCCGATTCCCGGCCGGACACCGGCCGCGGCCGCGTCCTGGCGGCGTTCACGACGTGGGGCGCGAGCGTGCTCGTATCCGCCGGGGCCGAGCCGGGCTGCACGCTGCGGCTCTACCGGCTGGAGCAGCCGGCGCCGGCCGATCCGGTCGCGGTCGACGGCCCGGTCGCCCGGTGCAGCGAGGTCGCGACCTTGGGACTGCGCCCGTCGCCGGAACCCGATCGCCCAGCCGTCGCGGGCGTCCCGCCGATGCTGCTCGTGGTGGGGGAATACCTGGGAAACATCCGCCGACTGAGTTTCCGTGGCGGGTCGCTCGGCGTGCGGTCGGCGGAGCCCGCGACGATCGCGTTCGGCCCCGACGACAAGGTGCTCGGCTGGGACGGCAGCGACGCGCTCTACGTGGCCTCCACAAGCGAGGTGACCAGGAGGTCCGTCGATGGCCGCAGCCTGACCACGATGGTCCGCTTCCCGTCCGGCGCGGTCGGTGGTTTCCAGCTCGCGGCCGACCTGGTGCCGCGGAGCACGCCGCTCGACGTCGACGCGGCTCTCTTGCCGCTGTCGCCGCTGCGGACGGCGGCGGTCATTCTCCTGGTGCTGGGAGTGGCGGCGTTGGTGGTTCTCGTGGTGCTGCTGCGGCGACGGCGGCGCGCGGCTGATCGCTGACTCAGCTCGCGTCGACGATCGCGGCGAGGAGTTCGGCGCTCGACCGCATCCGGGCCGCCGCGTCGATCTGGCCGAGGCGTTCATACTGGGCGGCCGCCGCCATCCGGTCCGCCGCCTCGGAGCGGACGATCCGCACCATCTCCTCCGCGTCGAGCTCGCGCCGGCGCACCTCGGTGGCGCCCAGGCCCACCGCACCGAGGGGCCGGGTCGACCTCCCGAGCGCCGGCACCGCCTCGGCGTTGTCGATCGCGGCGATCGCCGAGCGGAGCGCGCCCGCAGCCACGGCATCGCGGGCCCGCAGGGCGTCGCGGAGGGTGCGGCGCAGCCGCTCGCGCAGCGCGCCCGGTTCGGTGGGGGGCACGGCCGTAACGCTAAGCCACTTCGGTGCGCGGGGCTATGGCGGTCCGGTGATCGCGTTCAGCCAACGGACAGGTTCTCCCCGGTTTCCGGTCAGCCGGGCACGGCAGGGTGTATTCCGATGACCGACAACGCATTCCCGCTGGTGACCCGGCGCCGCCTGCTCGTGGGCGGCGGCGGCCTGGTCGCGGCCGGAGCGCTCGGCGGCGGCGGCTTCGCGCTGGGCCGCGCCGGCCGCACCGCGCCCGCCCAATCGCCCGCACCGACCGCCGCGCTCAGCGCGTTCCGTACCCGTCCCGACCTCGCCATTCCGGTTGTTGATCTGCGGACCAAAGGGTCGACGGCCAGCGGGCTGGTCTTCCTCACCCCGGCGGCCGGCCTGGGTGGTCGTGGCCCGCTGCTCGTGGATGGCGCCGGCCAGCCGGTCTGGTTCAAGCAGGTCACCGGGCCCGGGGTGATCGCGATCGACGCGCGGGTGCAGCGGCTCGCCGGCGAACCGGTGATCACCTGGTGGGAAGGGACGATCGATCCGAAGTACGGGATCGGGGCCGGCGAGTTCGTCATCGTCGACCGGAGCTACCAGGAGATCCGCCGGCTCCGGGCGCCCGGGCCGACGCCGGCCGACCAGCATGACCTGGTGATCACGCCGCAGGGCAGTGCGATCTTCTTCTGCTACGAGCCGGTCGCGGCCGATCTGTCCCCGGTTGGCGGGCCGGCACAGGCCTCGCTGGTCGACGGGGTGATCTACGAGATCGACATCGCGACCGGCAGGATCCTGTTCCGCTGGCGTGGTCGCGACCACATCGGGCTCGACGAGTCCTACGCGCCGCCACCGGCCGGGGCGACCGCCCGGATTCCCTATGACTACCTGCACGCCAACTCGCTGACCGTCGACGACGACGGCACGCTGCTGATGTCGGCCCGGCACACCTGGACGATTTACAAGATCGACCGTGGGTCGGGCGCCATCCGTTGGCGTCTGGGCGGCAAGAAGAGCGACTTCAAGATGGGCGCCGACACGGCGTTCGCATGGCAGCACGACGCCCGGCGCCGCTCGGACGGCACCCTCGGCCTCTTCGACAACGAAGCCGGCATCACCACCCGCTCCTCCGCGTCGCGCGGCCTGATCCTCCGGGTCGACGAGACCGCGCGCACCGCCACGCTGGTCCGCGCGCTGGCTTATCCGGGCGGGCTGCTGGCGCCGAGCCAGGGTTCGGTGCAGGAACTGCCCGGCGGCGGCTCGTTGGTCGGCTGGGGACAGCAACCGCATTTCACGGAGTACGCCGCCGACGGCACCCTCGTCGCCACCGGCGCGCTGCCGGCGGACAACGGCTCCTATCGGGCGTACAAGTTCGACTGGTCCGGCACGCCCACCGACCAGCCGATGGTGGCGGCGGTCCGCAACGCCGGCGAGGCGGTCACCGCCTACGCGAGTTGGAACGGCGCGACCGAGGTCAAACGCTGGCGGATCCGTGCCGGCCTGCGACCTGATCAACTCGCCGCCGCGGCCACGGTCGACCGCGCCGGCTTCGAGACCGCGGCCCCGTTCCCGGGCCCGGCCGTCTTCGTCGTGGCCGACGCGCTCGACGCCGCCGGGAAGACGCTGGGCACGTCGCCGATGACCACGATCCCGCCGGCGGGGACTCCATGAACGAGCGCGGGCTGTCCCGGCGCGGACTGCTGGCCGCGGCCGTGCTGGCGGTCGCGGGAGGCGGTGTGGCCGGGGCGGGCGCCATTCGTCACGCGGGCGCCGAGGCCGCGGGTCGCGTGTCCACGCCCGACCAGCTGGCGGCGGCCCGCACCAAGGTCGCGGCGTATGTGGCGGACGTCGGGAACCTCTCGGTGGCCGTGCGGGACCGCACGTCGGGGGTCGCGCTGACCGTCGGGACCGGGCGCTTCCAGACCGCGAGCATCGTCAAGGTCGACATCCTGGCCGCCCTGCTGCTCTATGCGCAGCAACGGATTCTGACGATCACCGACGCCGACCGGAGCGCCGCCAAGAAGATGATCACCGCGAGCGACAATGTCGCCGCGACCGCGTTGTATCGCCGGATCGGAGGTAAAGCCGGCCTGACCGCGGCGAACAAGGTGTTCGGCATGACGGAGACGTTGCCTCAAGCGGGATGGGGGGTCACCACCACGACGGCGGCCGACCAGATCCGGTTGCTCACCTCGCTCACGGACGAGCAGGGTCCGTTGGACGACGACAGCCGGACCTACCTCTTCGACCTGATGAGCCAGGTCGAAGCGGACCAGGCCTGGGGTGTCTCCGCGGCTGGCCTGCCGACCACGCGGGTCTACCTCAAGAACGGCTGGGACACCTACAACGCCGACTGGCAGGTCAACACGATCGGCCGCCTCGTCGAGCCGGGGCATGACTGGCTCGTGGCGGTGCTGTCCAACCACGACAAGACCCAGGCCGACGGCGTGAAGAAGGTCGAGGCCGTGGCCAGGTATGCCGTCGACGAGTTGCGCAAGGTCCCTAGACCGTAAGTGCCTCCCAGGCGCCCATCGCGCAGGTGACGACCGCTTCCAACTCGGCGCGGCTGGCGCCGTCGCGGGCCTGCAGGGACAGGCCCTGCACCACCGTCGTGTAGTAGCGGGCGACAGCGTCGATGCCAGCGGCGGGCGCGTTCAGGTCGCCGTCGGTGACGCCACGGGCCAGTCGGTCTCTGATGGTGGCGAACATGTCGCGCCGGAGGTCGGCCAGGAACTCGCGGACCGGATGGTTTTCCACGGCGCCGGTGGGGGCGGCGAGGATGAGCATGCAGTAGTGCGGCGTGTCCGTGCCGGTGACCTGATCGGCGGTGGCGCGCAGCATCTCGTGGATGGCGGCGCGCGCCGTCGGCTGGTCGCGCAGCGCTTGCCGCGGTGGAGCGCCCGAGGTCGTGCCGTAGAGCAACATGACCTTGCGGAACAGGTCTTCCTTGCTGCCGAAGCAGGCGTAGATGCTCGCCGAGGCGATGCCCATGGCCTCGGCGAGGTCGTTGATCGAGGTGCCCTCGTAGCCGCGCTCCCAGAACACGTCCAGCGCCTGGCGCAGCGCGATGTCCGGGTCGAAGGTGCGCGGCCTGCCGCGACTGGCCATCCGTCTCCCTACTTTGTTTGGCGTTCGACCCAGTTTACCTTGACGCACCCCGTAGGGTTTATTTATCGTTCGAAAAACAAATAGGAGCCGAGTCTGATGAGCGTTCCCGAGACCATGCGCGCCTTGCAGCAGACGTCACTGAACGGCCCGACCGACCTGCGCCTGATCACCGACGCCCCGGTCCCGACCCCGGGTGTGGGGGAGGTGCTGATCCGGGTCACCGCCGCGGGCGTCAACTTCGTCGACATCTCGCAGTCCCGCGGCACGTTCGCGGGTGGCCCGCAGCCGCCTTATCTGGCGGGCATCGAGGGCGCGGGCGAGGTCGTCGCGGTGGGCGCCGGCGTGACCGGCCTGGCGCCCGGCGCCCACGTGATCGGC
This genomic interval from Asanoa ferruginea contains the following:
- a CDS encoding anhydro-N-acetylmuramic acid kinase, whose protein sequence is MRVLGLSSGTSHDGIDAALVDFSLPPGGDTLRARLLHHATTPYEPALRAAILAALPPHKVGLGDVCALDTRLGHAFARAATSALDAAGPAELVCSHGQTLFHAATDGTLQLGQPAWIAERTGLPVVADVRVRDVAAGGQGAPLVPVLDLMLLAGREGRWGAVNLGGIANLTVAVPDETCAYDTGPGNALIDAAALAVTGEPYDRGGALAASGTVRTELLDRLLVEPYYARNPPKSTGKELFSAAYLDGAGGYQPADLLATLTELTAATVGAELRRHRLDHVLVSGGGVRNRTLLKRLAARAPGVTFVPSDEFGLPADAKEAVLFALIGWLTWHGLPGAVPSATGANGGRLLGAVTPGAAPLRLPAPLTTLPRRLELE
- a CDS encoding nucleoside hydrolase, which produces MRASAARPVIIDCDPGHDDALALLLGAGDPRLRLLGVTTVAGNQTLEKTTHNALKVLALAGVTGIPVAAGCDRPLVGELVVAANIHGVTGLDGPDVDVPVAEVAAVHAVELMRRLLADAAEPVTLIATGPLTNVALLLRRHPEVMPRIRRVVFMGGSTERGNTTPYGEFNIVTDPEAADIVLRSGLPTTMIGLNVTHQARATPEIIAEFRRMGSRLGAVCADLMTFFAGTYLREFGFPDPPVHDPVAVAAVIDASVVRTVAAPVAVELTGTHTRGATVVDLHHRTGRVANAVGVGLRVDSFWRLLMAAVRQLGGTSSHTSI
- a CDS encoding carboxymuconolactone decarboxylase family protein, which produces MAHIDLGFDEKEAPGITGLMRFRPQTAGPLNALADALLRAPNSLSRGERELIAAQVSALNECDFCRDSHSAFAAAQLAPGMALVEQVRADPDTAPISAKLRMLLRIAAAVRDDGRAVTPALVAAARDAGATDVEIHDTVLIAAAFCMFNRYVDGLGTFAPDDPGAYAASAQRIVEFGYVPPS
- a CDS encoding NmrA family transcriptional regulator, which encodes MTFLVIGGTGKTGRRVADRLTSRGLPVRIGSRKGTRRFDWADRSTWAPAFDGVRAAYVTFYPDLAVPGSPAMIGDLARVAVDAGVAHLVLLSGRGEEEAQASEAALAAAVAGTGTTWTVVRASWFMQNFSEAFMADGVRDGTLVLPASEVPEPFVDCDDIADVVVAALTGSAPSGRVYEVTGPRALTFAEAARELAKASGREVTFVPVPLDAYAGELRGYGVPEEEIGLIVYLFGEVLDGRNVEPTAGVREALGRDPREFADYARDTAATGAWEQAA
- a CDS encoding RNA polymerase sigma factor, producing MVVETGARADVFDVVYAANYASLIRLAYVTIGSMPAAEDVVQDVFVEWYRRIDQVDSPAAYLRKSVVFRCSSWIRRRILERRHAGTFDQPPAVPPDPRTVAVRVALSRLTPRYRMALFLRYYLDLSVAEVAETLDCPVGTAKSLLHRGLAHMQEHLEDR
- a CDS encoding arylsulfotransferase family protein, with translation MTDNAFPLVTRRRLLVGGGGLVAAGALGGGGFALGRAGRTAPAQSPAPTAALSAFRTRPDLAIPVVDLRTKGSTASGLVFLTPAAGLGGRGPLLVDGAGQPVWFKQVTGPGVIAIDARVQRLAGEPVITWWEGTIDPKYGIGAGEFVIVDRSYQEIRRLRAPGPTPADQHDLVITPQGSAIFFCYEPVAADLSPVGGPAQASLVDGVIYEIDIATGRILFRWRGRDHIGLDESYAPPPAGATARIPYDYLHANSLTVDDDGTLLMSARHTWTIYKIDRGSGAIRWRLGGKKSDFKMGADTAFAWQHDARRRSDGTLGLFDNEAGITTRSSASRGLILRVDETARTATLVRALAYPGGLLAPSQGSVQELPGGGSLVGWGQQPHFTEYAADGTLVATGALPADNGSYRAYKFDWSGTPTDQPMVAAVRNAGEAVTAYASWNGATEVKRWRIRAGLRPDQLAAAATVDRAGFETAAPFPGPAVFVVADALDAAGKTLGTSPMTTIPPAGTP
- a CDS encoding serine hydrolase → MNERGLSRRGLLAAAVLAVAGGGVAGAGAIRHAGAEAAGRVSTPDQLAAARTKVAAYVADVGNLSVAVRDRTSGVALTVGTGRFQTASIVKVDILAALLLYAQQRILTITDADRSAAKKMITASDNVAATALYRRIGGKAGLTAANKVFGMTETLPQAGWGVTTTTAADQIRLLTSLTDEQGPLDDDSRTYLFDLMSQVEADQAWGVSAAGLPTTRVYLKNGWDTYNADWQVNTIGRLVEPGHDWLVAVLSNHDKTQADGVKKVEAVARYAVDELRKVPRP
- a CDS encoding TetR/AcrR family transcriptional regulator, encoding MASRGRPRTFDPDIALRQALDVFWERGYEGTSINDLAEAMGIASASIYACFGSKEDLFRKVMLLYGTTSGAPPRQALRDQPTARAAIHEMLRATADQVTGTDTPHYCMLILAAPTGAVENHPVREFLADLRRDMFATIRDRLARGVTDGDLNAPAAGIDAVARYYTTVVQGLSLQARDGASRAELEAVVTCAMGAWEALTV